From Granulicella sp. WH15, the proteins below share one genomic window:
- a CDS encoding SDR family oxidoreductase, with product MNAQLSKGTALITGASTGIGAVYADRLAQRGYNLILVARDQKRLTDLAASLTAKTGRTVDVLPADLTNRQDLLKVEERLRSDKAITALVNNAGLNVGAKLVDSKADDLDNMIQLNVTALTRLTSAVLPGFLERASGLIINIASVVALAPEMLNGAYSGTKAYVVNLTQALHNEVSSKGIQVQAVLPGATSTELWDRSGIPLSHLPAEIVMTAEEMVDASLAGLDQHELITIPALPNIADWDAYDSARRALSPNLSRRESAARYGVRA from the coding sequence ATGAACGCTCAGCTCTCCAAAGGCACCGCCCTCATCACCGGAGCCTCAACCGGCATCGGCGCAGTCTACGCCGATCGCCTTGCCCAACGCGGTTACAACCTGATCCTCGTCGCCCGCGACCAGAAGCGGCTTACGGATCTTGCAGCCAGCCTGACCGCGAAGACGGGCCGCACGGTCGATGTCCTCCCCGCCGACCTGACGAACCGGCAGGATCTGCTGAAGGTAGAAGAGCGCTTGCGCTCGGATAAGGCCATCACGGCGCTGGTCAACAACGCGGGCCTCAACGTCGGGGCTAAGCTCGTCGATTCCAAGGCCGATGATCTCGACAACATGATCCAGCTCAACGTGACGGCGCTGACGCGCCTGACCTCGGCTGTGCTGCCCGGCTTTCTTGAGCGTGCCAGTGGGCTCATCATCAACATTGCTTCCGTCGTCGCGCTGGCTCCTGAGATGCTGAACGGCGCGTATAGCGGCACTAAGGCGTACGTTGTGAACCTGACGCAGGCGCTGCACAACGAGGTGAGCAGCAAGGGCATCCAGGTGCAGGCCGTGCTTCCGGGTGCGACGAGCACTGAGCTTTGGGACCGTTCGGGGATTCCGCTGAGCCACCTGCCCGCCGAGATCGTGATGACGGCGGAGGAGATGGTCGATGCTTCGCTGGCCGGACTCGATCAGCACGAGCTGATTACGATTCCCGCGCTGCCCAACATTGCGGACTGGGACGCGTACGACAGCGCCCGTCGCGCGCTTAGCCCTAACCTCTCGCGCCGCGAATCGGCTGCACGTTATGGGGTGCGCGCGTAA